One region of Bradyrhizobium betae genomic DNA includes:
- a CDS encoding helix-turn-helix transcriptional regulator, which translates to MSAVDYGREALDFIEGLGTYRKVPDAMNALETAFGRFGFETIIVTGLPNPDQRFAQMVLAKRWPAEWFSLYTRNNYDRVDPVVRLCRQSVNPFEWAEAPYDADLEPDAAEVMNRAGDFRMSRGFIVPIHGLTGYEAAVSLGGVHLDLNARSKPALHLMAMYGFDHIRRLLQPVPYPPARLTPREREVIAWASQGKSAWEIGEILHITQRTAEEHLATAARKLGAVNRTHAVALAIRNKIINP; encoded by the coding sequence ATGTCCGCCGTAGACTATGGCCGGGAGGCGCTCGACTTCATCGAGGGCCTCGGAACCTATCGCAAGGTCCCGGACGCCATGAATGCGCTCGAAACGGCGTTCGGCCGCTTCGGCTTCGAAACCATCATCGTGACGGGATTGCCGAATCCCGATCAACGCTTCGCGCAGATGGTGCTGGCCAAGCGCTGGCCGGCGGAATGGTTCAGTCTCTACACCCGGAACAATTACGACCGCGTCGATCCGGTGGTCCGCTTGTGCCGCCAATCGGTCAACCCGTTCGAATGGGCGGAAGCGCCGTATGACGCCGACCTCGAGCCGGATGCGGCCGAGGTGATGAACCGCGCCGGCGATTTTCGCATGTCGCGCGGTTTCATCGTGCCGATCCACGGGCTCACCGGCTACGAGGCCGCGGTGTCGCTCGGCGGCGTTCATCTCGATCTCAACGCCCGCAGCAAGCCGGCGCTGCACCTGATGGCGATGTATGGCTTCGACCACATCCGCCGCCTGCTCCAGCCGGTGCCGTATCCCCCGGCGCGTCTCACCCCGCGCGAACGCGAGGTGATCGCGTGGGCCTCGCAGGGCAAGTCGGCCTGGGAAATCGGCGAGATCCTGCACATCACGCAGCGCACCGCCGAAGAACACCTTGCAACCGCTGCGCGCAAGCTGGGCGCCGTCAACCGCACGCATGCGGTCGCGCTGGCGATTCGCAACAAGATCATCAATCCCTGA
- a CDS encoding LysR family transcriptional regulator has protein sequence MMTLRQVEVIRAVMVTGTIGGAAKLLNVSAPGISRLVKYTERSLGIRFFQRQNGRYFPTPEAESIFEQINGVYKKVDDLSEIISKIGRGGLSELRIGSVPSISQVMVPRAIERVRRRYPDLGIDINILKLEEAIDYLMLGRGECVAMSYRLEHSGLDFMPLASGELYCIVPPGHELAGRKQVSAAEITRYPLIGIDPNDPYGRIMADIFARNRLDYDITIRARFGTTVCALVKAGLGIAFIDQFTVAHGGYPGIELLRITEPTRFDTYIAVKRGAPLSLHAEHFIESLRTEMRAIEPSRGNGRAAPARGRKKIT, from the coding sequence ATGATGACGCTGCGCCAGGTTGAAGTGATCCGTGCCGTGATGGTGACGGGCACCATCGGCGGCGCGGCGAAGCTGCTCAACGTGTCGGCGCCGGGGATCAGCCGCCTGGTCAAATACACCGAGCGCTCGCTCGGCATCCGTTTCTTCCAGCGCCAGAACGGCCGCTACTTCCCGACGCCGGAAGCCGAGAGCATTTTCGAGCAGATCAACGGCGTCTACAAGAAGGTGGACGATCTCTCCGAGATCATCTCCAAGATCGGCCGGGGCGGATTGTCGGAGCTGCGCATCGGCTCGGTGCCGAGCATCTCGCAGGTGATGGTGCCGCGCGCGATCGAGCGCGTCCGGCGCCGCTATCCCGATCTCGGCATCGACATCAACATCCTCAAGCTCGAGGAAGCCATCGACTACCTGATGCTCGGCCGCGGCGAGTGCGTCGCGATGAGCTACCGCCTGGAGCATTCCGGCCTCGACTTCATGCCGCTCGCATCGGGCGAGCTCTATTGCATCGTGCCGCCGGGCCACGAGCTTGCCGGTCGCAAGCAGGTCTCGGCCGCCGAGATCACCCGCTATCCGCTGATCGGCATCGATCCCAACGACCCCTACGGACGGATCATGGCCGATATCTTCGCGCGCAACCGGCTCGACTACGACATCACCATCCGCGCGCGCTTCGGCACCACCGTCTGCGCATTGGTGAAGGCCGGGCTCGGCATCGCCTTCATCGACCAGTTCACGGTGGCCCATGGCGGCTATCCCGGCATCGAGCTGCTCAGGATCACCGAGCCGACCCGGTTCGACACCTACATCGCGGTCAAGCGCGGCGCGCCGCTGTCGCTGCATGCCGAGCATTTCATCGAATCCCTGCGTACCGAGATGCGCGCGATCGAGCCGTCCCGCGGCAACGGCAGGGCCGCGCCGGCGCGCGGGCGAAAGAAAATAACATGA
- a CDS encoding shikimate dehydrogenase, which yields MSKRGYAASKKLLTGLIGAPIAHSASPAMHERAAEALGLRCHYQLIEVAGADAAGLAMMLEGVRRLGFAGVNVTFPYKEAVVPLLDALAPGAAAMGAVNTVVVKDGRLTGHNTDTTGFARAVAPLLAPSGNAVAVIGAGGVGKAIAFALASLDVADIRIFDSEPARAETLASLLAPRGGARVAAGVEDALHGATGLVNGTPVGMLPNRDMPVAATLLHDKLWVADAVYSPLITPLLAAAQERGARIMTGRELAIYQAADAFELFTGLAPSTEIMGEAFDEVMAARSSTYHPA from the coding sequence ATGTCCAAGCGCGGATACGCCGCCAGCAAGAAGCTCCTCACCGGCCTGATCGGCGCGCCGATCGCGCATTCCGCGTCCCCCGCAATGCACGAGCGCGCCGCCGAGGCGCTCGGCCTGCGCTGTCACTACCAGCTCATCGAAGTCGCCGGCGCCGATGCGGCCGGGCTCGCCATGATGCTCGAAGGCGTGCGCCGCCTGGGCTTCGCCGGCGTCAATGTCACGTTCCCCTACAAGGAAGCGGTGGTGCCGCTACTCGACGCGCTGGCGCCGGGCGCGGCCGCGATGGGCGCCGTCAACACCGTCGTCGTCAAGGACGGACGGCTGACCGGCCACAACACCGACACGACAGGCTTTGCGCGCGCGGTGGCGCCGCTGCTGGCGCCCTCCGGCAACGCCGTCGCCGTGATCGGCGCGGGCGGCGTCGGCAAGGCGATCGCCTTCGCGCTGGCGAGCCTCGACGTGGCCGACATTCGCATTTTCGACAGCGAGCCCGCGCGCGCCGAGACGCTGGCCTCCCTGCTTGCCCCGCGGGGCGGCGCGAGGGTGGCTGCAGGCGTCGAGGACGCACTGCATGGCGCAACCGGTCTCGTCAACGGCACGCCGGTCGGCATGTTGCCGAACCGGGACATGCCCGTTGCGGCCACGCTGCTGCACGACAAATTGTGGGTGGCGGACGCGGTATATTCGCCGCTGATCACCCCGCTGCTCGCCGCGGCGCAGGAGCGCGGCGCGCGGATCATGACCGGACGTGAGCTCGCGATCTACCAGGCCGCCGACGCCTTCGAGCTGTTCACCGGTCTTGCCCCCTCGACCGAGATCATGGGAGAGGCTTTCGACGAGGTGATGGCGGCGCGAAGTTCGACCTATCACCCGGCGTAA
- a CDS encoding NAD(P)/FAD-dependent oxidoreductase, producing the protein MTTTPHRVVIVGAGFGGLEATYRLAGAPVEITLIDRRNHHLFQPLLYQVATASLATSEIAWPVRHLMRDRREVTTLFATVSGVDADRRCVLIDDGSEVPYDTLVLATGARHAYFGHDEWEQFAPGLKTLEDATTLRRHILVAFERAERETDPARRAARLTFVIVGAGPTGVELAGTIAEMAHHTLPADFRNIDTTKARVVLIEAGPRVLAGFPDDLSAYAQASLERIGVEVELGQAVTEINREGVVFGGQLLAAKTRIWAAGVRASPAAEWLGAPSDRAGRVQVEADLTIPGHPEIFAIGDTVLINAWDGKPVPGIAPAAKQQGKHVAATIKARLRGAATGPFRYKHAGSLAQIGKRLAVIDFGNVKLRGTIAWWIWGIAHIYFLIGLRHRLSVALSWLWIYARDQRAARLITQGSSKVV; encoded by the coding sequence ATGACCACGACACCGCATCGCGTCGTCATCGTCGGCGCCGGCTTCGGCGGCCTCGAGGCGACCTACCGGCTTGCGGGCGCGCCGGTCGAGATCACCCTGATCGACCGCCGCAACCATCATCTGTTCCAGCCGCTGCTCTACCAGGTCGCGACCGCGTCGCTCGCGACCAGCGAGATCGCCTGGCCGGTCCGCCACCTGATGCGCGACCGCCGCGAGGTGACGACGCTGTTTGCGACCGTGAGCGGCGTCGATGCCGACAGGCGCTGCGTACTGATCGACGACGGCAGCGAGGTCCCCTACGACACGCTGGTGCTCGCCACCGGCGCACGCCATGCCTATTTCGGCCATGACGAATGGGAGCAGTTCGCGCCCGGCCTGAAGACGCTGGAGGATGCGACCACGCTGCGCCGTCATATCCTGGTGGCATTCGAGCGCGCCGAGCGCGAGACCGATCCGGCCAGGCGCGCGGCGCGGCTGACCTTCGTCATCGTCGGCGCCGGTCCCACCGGCGTCGAGCTCGCCGGCACCATCGCCGAGATGGCGCATCACACCCTGCCCGCCGATTTTCGCAACATCGACACCACCAAGGCGCGCGTGGTGCTGATCGAGGCCGGGCCGCGCGTGCTGGCCGGATTTCCCGACGATCTCTCGGCCTATGCGCAGGCGTCGCTGGAAAGGATCGGCGTCGAGGTCGAGCTGGGACAGGCAGTCACCGAAATCAATCGTGAAGGCGTGGTGTTCGGCGGCCAGCTGCTCGCGGCCAAGACACGAATCTGGGCCGCCGGCGTGCGCGCCTCGCCCGCCGCGGAATGGCTCGGCGCACCAAGCGATCGCGCCGGGCGGGTTCAGGTCGAGGCCGACCTGACCATCCCCGGCCATCCCGAGATCTTTGCGATCGGCGACACCGTCCTGATCAACGCCTGGGACGGCAAGCCGGTGCCCGGCATCGCGCCGGCGGCGAAGCAGCAGGGCAAGCATGTCGCCGCAACCATCAAGGCGCGACTGCGCGGCGCGGCGACAGGCCCGTTCCGCTACAAGCATGCCGGCAGCCTCGCGCAGATCGGCAAGCGGCTCGCGGTGATCGACTTCGGCAATGTCAAACTGCGCGGCACCATCGCGTGGTGGATCTGGGGCATCGCCCACATCTACTTCCTGATCGGGCTCCGCCACCGCCTCAGCGTCGCGCTCAGCTGGCTCTGGATCTACGCGCGAGATCAGCGGGCGGCGCGGTTGATCACGCAGGGAAGCAGCAAGGTGGTGTAG
- a CDS encoding ABC transporter substrate-binding protein has translation MRTAFWLAGAAALTLASPAFAGDTIKIGFVSTFSGPTAVIGNDMRNSFELALDHIGRKMDGKPVEVIYEDDGQKPDVGKQKTEKLVQSDKVDFIVGYIWSNVLLASLKTAVDSQTFLISANAGPSQLAGELCSPYVFSTSWQNDQTPAAMGLYMNQKGVKSVFLIGPNYAAGKDMLAGVKSTFKGEVKGEEYTVWPSQLDFSAELSKARASGAESIFVFYPGAAGVQFLNQYAQAGLKSTMPLYTAFTVDELSLPLQKENALGVPGAQEWVNDLPNEQNKRFVADYRKKYTGLRPTYYGAQAYDAAQLINSAVVAVKGDTSKKDAMKAEMEKANFKSLRGPFKYGKNHIPVQSFYLQDVVKDGEGQLSLKTVATIVENDQDRFHDKCAMK, from the coding sequence ATGAGGACGGCATTCTGGCTGGCGGGTGCGGCTGCGCTCACGCTGGCAAGCCCGGCATTCGCCGGCGACACCATCAAGATCGGCTTCGTTTCGACCTTCAGCGGCCCGACCGCCGTGATCGGCAACGACATGCGCAACTCCTTCGAACTGGCGCTCGACCACATCGGCCGCAAGATGGACGGCAAGCCGGTCGAGGTGATCTACGAGGACGACGGGCAGAAGCCCGACGTCGGCAAGCAGAAGACCGAGAAGCTGGTGCAGTCCGACAAGGTCGATTTCATCGTCGGCTACATCTGGTCGAACGTGCTGCTGGCCTCGCTCAAGACCGCGGTGGACTCGCAGACCTTCCTGATCTCGGCCAATGCCGGCCCGTCGCAGCTCGCGGGCGAGCTGTGCAGCCCTTACGTGTTCTCGACCTCCTGGCAGAACGACCAGACGCCGGCCGCCATGGGCCTCTACATGAACCAGAAGGGCGTCAAGAGCGTGTTCCTGATCGGCCCGAACTACGCGGCGGGCAAGGACATGCTCGCGGGCGTGAAGAGCACCTTCAAGGGCGAGGTCAAGGGCGAGGAGTACACGGTCTGGCCGAGCCAGCTCGATTTCTCCGCCGAGCTCTCCAAGGCGCGTGCCTCGGGCGCGGAATCGATCTTCGTGTTCTATCCCGGTGCGGCCGGCGTGCAGTTCCTCAATCAATATGCGCAGGCCGGCCTGAAGAGCACGATGCCGCTCTACACTGCGTTCACCGTCGACGAGCTGTCGCTGCCGCTGCAGAAGGAAAATGCGCTCGGTGTTCCCGGTGCGCAGGAATGGGTCAACGACCTGCCCAACGAGCAGAACAAGCGCTTCGTCGCCGACTACCGCAAGAAGTACACCGGCCTGCGCCCGACCTATTACGGCGCGCAAGCCTATGACGCGGCCCAGCTCATCAACAGCGCCGTCGTCGCGGTGAAGGGCGACACCAGCAAGAAGGACGCGATGAAGGCCGAGATGGAGAAGGCCAACTTCAAGTCGCTGCGCGGCCCCTTCAAATACGGCAAGAACCACATCCCGGTGCAGAGCTTCTATCTCCAGGACGTGGTCAAGGACGGCGAAGGCCAGCTCTCGCTGAAGACGGTCGCGACGATCGTCGAGAACGACCAGGATCGTTTCCACGACAAATGCGCGATGAAGTGA
- a CDS encoding branched-chain amino acid ABC transporter permease yields MLLVVEQFLNGLQFGLLLFLLAAGLTLVFGIMDLVNLAHGSLYMMGAYFAATFAAWTGSFLLGALLALGATLLLGIVLEMSALRHLYGRDHLDHVLATFGLILFFNEAVRLIWGPAGLALPLPAWLTVPVPILPGIHYPAYRLAIIAVALLVALLLYLGVMRTRIGMLIRAGASNREMIGALGINIKLLYTLVFGLGAALAGLAGLMQAPILTVQIGMGENILILAFVIIVIGGIGSIRGAFLAAIFVGMIDTLGRAFLPNLLRQVLSGAAASTAAPALSSMLIYLVMAIVLVVRPEGLFPANRR; encoded by the coding sequence ATGCTGCTCGTCGTCGAACAGTTCCTGAACGGATTGCAGTTTGGCCTGCTGCTGTTCCTGCTCGCCGCCGGCCTGACGCTGGTGTTCGGGATCATGGATCTCGTCAACCTCGCGCACGGCTCGCTCTACATGATGGGCGCTTATTTCGCCGCGACCTTCGCGGCCTGGACCGGCAGCTTCCTGCTCGGTGCGCTGCTGGCGCTCGGCGCCACGCTTCTGCTGGGCATCGTGCTGGAGATGAGTGCGCTGCGGCATCTCTATGGCCGCGACCATCTCGACCACGTGCTCGCGACCTTCGGCCTGATCCTGTTCTTCAACGAGGCGGTGCGGCTGATCTGGGGCCCGGCCGGTCTCGCGCTGCCGCTGCCCGCCTGGCTCACGGTGCCGGTGCCGATCCTGCCCGGCATTCACTATCCCGCCTATCGCCTCGCCATCATCGCGGTGGCGCTGCTGGTCGCGCTCCTGCTCTATCTCGGCGTGATGCGCACCCGCATCGGCATGCTGATCCGGGCCGGCGCCTCCAACCGCGAGATGATCGGTGCGCTCGGCATCAACATCAAGCTGCTCTACACGCTGGTGTTCGGCCTCGGGGCCGCGCTCGCCGGCCTCGCCGGCCTGATGCAGGCGCCGATCCTCACCGTGCAGATCGGCATGGGCGAGAACATCCTGATCCTCGCCTTCGTCATCATCGTGATCGGCGGCATCGGCTCGATCCGCGGTGCGTTCCTCGCCGCGATCTTCGTCGGCATGATCGACACACTCGGCCGCGCCTTCCTGCCCAATTTGCTACGGCAGGTGCTGAGCGGCGCCGCTGCGTCCACTGCCGCGCCGGCGCTGTCCTCCATGTTGATCTATCTGGTGATGGCGATCGTGCTGGTGGTGCGGCCGGAGGGGCTGTTTCCGGCCAACCGTCGATGA
- a CDS encoding bifunctional sugar phosphate isomerase/epimerase/4-hydroxyphenylpyruvate dioxygenase family protein, with translation MNKRSIATVSLSGALDEKLRAIASAGFDAVEIFENDLLSFGSGPREVAQLCKDLDLEICAFQPFRDFEGMPEPQRSRNFARAERKFDLMQELGTDLLLICSNVSPSSLGGIDRAADDFRELGERAAKRNLRVGYEALAWGRHVNDYRDAWEIVRRADHPSIGIILDSFHALAPGFPVRAMASIPGDKIFLVQLADAPKLELDILSWSRHFRSFPGQGDLPVGEFMAAIAATGYAGPLSLEIFNDQFRAGSAAQTAIDGLRSLILLEDQLAPDWPKLVSEPLAPKARSRGTGFIEFAVNETKAGELAQLFAQLGFRKTGKHRSKAVERWSQGKVELVINCETDGFAHSHYVTHGPGVCAIALDVDNAGLAMRRAETLKARTFYQPVGPGELEIPAIHGVGGSLLYFLDQAGKNWDTDFEPVASDAGTDALLAVDHIAQSMPYDEMLSWLLFYTGILDLKRLPQMEIADPRGLVQSQAVVNADQSLRFVLNGSSANRTLPARFISEFFGSGVQHVAFSCNDIFATVAEMRERGADFLDIPDNYYDDIEAKYDLSPGLMAQLRANHILYDREGDGEFFQVYTHIFDERFFFEVVERRDYQGFGTANAGIRLAAQAREVRPVSMPRV, from the coding sequence ATGAACAAGCGCTCGATCGCAACCGTTTCCCTTTCAGGTGCTCTCGACGAAAAGCTCCGCGCCATCGCATCCGCCGGCTTCGACGCGGTCGAGATTTTCGAGAACGACCTGTTGTCGTTTGGATCAGGTCCGCGCGAAGTGGCGCAGCTCTGCAAGGATCTCGATCTCGAGATCTGTGCGTTCCAGCCGTTCCGCGATTTCGAGGGCATGCCGGAGCCGCAGCGCTCGCGCAACTTCGCCCGCGCCGAGCGGAAGTTCGACCTGATGCAGGAACTCGGCACCGACCTGCTGCTGATCTGCTCCAACGTTTCCCCTAGCTCGCTCGGCGGCATCGACCGCGCCGCGGACGATTTCCGCGAGCTTGGCGAGCGCGCGGCCAAACGCAATCTGCGGGTCGGCTACGAGGCGCTGGCCTGGGGCCGCCATGTCAACGACTACCGCGACGCCTGGGAGATCGTGCGCCGCGCCGATCATCCCTCGATCGGAATCATCCTCGACAGTTTTCACGCACTGGCCCCGGGGTTTCCGGTCCGCGCAATGGCCTCGATCCCCGGCGACAAGATCTTTCTGGTGCAGCTAGCCGACGCACCGAAGCTCGAACTCGACATCCTGTCGTGGAGCCGGCACTTCCGCTCCTTCCCCGGCCAGGGCGACCTGCCGGTTGGTGAGTTCATGGCGGCGATCGCGGCGACCGGCTATGCCGGGCCGCTGTCGCTGGAGATCTTCAACGACCAGTTCCGCGCCGGCTCGGCTGCACAGACCGCCATCGACGGCCTGCGCTCGCTGATCCTGCTGGAGGACCAGCTCGCACCGGATTGGCCCAAGCTCGTCAGTGAGCCACTGGCGCCGAAAGCCAGGAGCCGCGGCACCGGCTTCATCGAGTTCGCCGTCAACGAGACCAAGGCCGGCGAGCTCGCGCAACTGTTCGCTCAGCTCGGCTTCCGCAAGACCGGCAAGCACCGCAGCAAGGCCGTGGAGCGCTGGTCGCAAGGCAAGGTCGAACTGGTAATCAATTGCGAGACCGACGGCTTTGCGCATTCGCACTACGTCACCCACGGCCCCGGTGTCTGCGCCATCGCGCTCGATGTCGACAATGCCGGCCTCGCCATGCGGCGCGCCGAGACGCTGAAGGCGCGCACCTTCTACCAGCCGGTCGGGCCCGGCGAACTCGAGATCCCCGCGATCCACGGTGTCGGCGGCAGCCTGCTGTATTTCCTCGATCAGGCCGGCAAGAACTGGGACACGGATTTCGAACCCGTGGCCAGCGATGCCGGCACGGACGCGCTGCTGGCGGTGGACCACATCGCGCAGTCGATGCCCTATGACGAGATGCTGTCCTGGCTGCTGTTCTACACCGGCATCCTCGACCTCAAGCGTCTGCCGCAGATGGAGATCGCCGACCCCAGAGGCCTCGTGCAGAGCCAGGCCGTCGTCAATGCCGACCAGAGCCTGCGTTTCGTGCTGAACGGCTCCTCCGCCAACCGCACCCTGCCGGCCCGCTTCATCTCGGAGTTCTTCGGCTCAGGCGTGCAGCACGTCGCATTCTCCTGCAACGACATCTTCGCGACGGTCGCGGAGATGCGCGAGCGCGGCGCGGACTTCCTGGATATTCCTGACAATTACTACGACGACATCGAAGCCAAATACGACCTCTCGCCCGGCCTGATGGCGCAGCTGCGCGCCAACCACATCCTCTACGACCGCGAGGGCGACGGCGAGTTCTTCCAGGTCTACACGCACATCTTCGACGAGCGGTTCTTCTTCGAAGTCGTCGAGCGGAGGGACTATCAGGGGTTCGGCACGGCCAATGCCGGGATCAGGCTCGCGGCGCAGGCGCGAGAGGTAAGGCCTGTGAGCATGCCGCGGGTGTGA
- a CDS encoding acyl-homoserine-lactone synthase, with protein MIHAISAVNRHLYEDVLEQHFRLRHDIFVEERHWDTLRKPDGREIDSYDNEDTVYLLALEGRRVIGGHRLYPTTKPSMMSEVFPHLAAVRGCPADPLVWEWSRYFVVRDRRDGPLNLQLMAAVQEFCLNQGIAQVSAIMETWWLPRFHEAGFVVTPLGLPGLVENAWTMAATIDIRRETVDALHDRIGVASIVRQDGPRLDAVARANLCGLAAAQRKSA; from the coding sequence ATGATTCATGCGATTTCTGCGGTCAATCGCCACCTTTACGAAGACGTACTCGAGCAGCATTTCCGGCTGCGCCACGACATCTTCGTCGAGGAGCGGCATTGGGACACGCTGCGCAAGCCGGATGGTCGCGAGATCGATTCCTACGACAACGAGGATACTGTCTATCTGCTTGCGCTGGAGGGGCGCCGCGTCATTGGCGGTCACCGGCTCTACCCGACCACCAAGCCCTCGATGATGAGCGAGGTCTTTCCGCATCTGGCCGCGGTGCGCGGCTGCCCGGCCGATCCGCTGGTCTGGGAGTGGTCGCGCTACTTCGTCGTTCGCGACCGCCGCGACGGCCCGCTCAACCTGCAACTGATGGCGGCGGTGCAGGAGTTCTGCCTCAATCAGGGCATCGCGCAGGTCAGCGCGATCATGGAGACCTGGTGGCTGCCGCGCTTCCACGAGGCCGGCTTCGTCGTGACTCCGCTCGGCCTGCCGGGTCTGGTGGAGAACGCCTGGACCATGGCGGCGACCATCGACATTCGCCGCGAGACGGTCGACGCCCTGCATGATCGCATCGGCGTGGCGTCGATCGTGCGACAGGACGGCCCGCGTCTGGACGCCGTTGCCCGTGCCAACCTCTGCGGCCTCGCTGCCGCGCAACGAAAGAGCGCCTGA